From the Palaemon carinicauda isolate YSFRI2023 chromosome 42, ASM3689809v2, whole genome shotgun sequence genome, one window contains:
- the LOC137633254 gene encoding zinc finger protein 860-like produces the protein MFSFRDLVESMENGRSGTKNINIGSKLKTERDDEALSEEIFSVKEETDEENDTAHNADLISDTDSTQKYFNDDNSTDKGSVNQPMLKSLQFQGSKPSISFTNEKMLNGFERNHDPKLLPFLNCSRDFGREKSHLDYRKVLNANPIYGNHDLSSSGPSEHTDKHTLRNKSIKEHQAIEHTKISEKMLIKNSKMVIRTSSNLSKKFTTNGDTRAPKIDSKTRITSNIGRTTTMRGDNNYINNSEAYNRNPKNSEIGGNNLTENTEIIRCDFCDATFRSKNQLEGHNKVHSPIRPFECPECPRRFNQLSHLNIHRRTHSGERPFQCETCGARFSRKDRLRSHLRIHTGEKPYACPRCSSLFKYSWDLKDHLKTKHSDHGLFQCRVCHVSFANLTTFTSHWETHK, from the exons ATGTTCAGCTTTCGTGATCTAGTCGAGTCAATGGAAAATGGCAGAAGTGGAACAAAGAATATTAATATTGGTAGTAAGCTGAAGACAGAACGTGATGATGAAGCTTTAAGTGAGGAGATCTTCTCAGTCAAGGAGGAAACTGATGAGGAAAACGACACTGCTCACAATGCGGACCTTATCTCCGATACAGATTCTACGCAGAAATACTTCAATGATGATAATTCAACGGATAAAGGCAGTGTTAACCAACCAATGTTAAAGAGCCTTCAATTTCAAGGGTCGAAGCCGAGCATAAGTTTTACCAATGAGAAAATGTTGAACGGTTTTGAGAGAAATCACGACCCAAAATTACTTCCATTTTTAAATTGTTCGCGGGATTTTGGGCGAGAAAAATCCCATCTAGATTATAGAAAGGTACTGAATGCAAATCCAATATATGGCAATCATGACCTTTCTTCCAGTGGCCCTTCTGAACATACAGACAAACATACACTCAGAAATAAATCTATTAAAGAACATCAAGCGATTGAGCACACAAAAATCTCTGAGAAAATGTTGATTAAGAACAGCAAGATGGTTATAAGAACTTCCTCAAATCTCTCCAAGAAGTTTACAACGAATGGCGACACGAGAGCCCCCAAAATCGATAGCAAAACACGCATTACTTCGAATATTGGTAGAACTACAACTATGCGAggagataataattatataaataattctgaaGCATATAACAGAAACCCCAAGAATTCAGAAATCGGGGGTAATAATCTTACGGAGAATACAGAGATCATAAG GTGCGATTTTTGTGATGCTACCTTCCGTAGCAAGAACCAGCTGGAAGGTCATAATAAAGTCCATTCTCCCATTCGTCCATTTGAGTGCCCAGAATGTCCCAGAAGGTTCAACCAGCTCTCTCATCTCAACATTCACAGAAGAACTCATAGCGGAGAGAGACCCTTCCAATGCGAAACTTGTGGAGCGAGATTTAGCAGGAAGGATAGACtaag GTCTCACTTAAggattcacacaggagagaagccttATGCTTGTCCAAGATGCAGCAGCCTGTTCAAGTATTCCTGGGATTTGAAGGACCACTTGAAAACGAAACACTCAGACCATGGTCTGTTCCAGTGTCGCGTTTGTCATGTGTCCTTTGCTAATCTGACCACTTTTACGTCACACTGGGAAACTCACAAATAA